One segment of Nocardioides sp. QY071 DNA contains the following:
- a CDS encoding FAD/NAD(P)-binding protein, which yields MTATSIPTATPTSPRTRTRVAVIGGGASGVLTAINLLVRSDDPGLEVVIHEASGIVGRGVAYGTNDRRHLLNVRARHMSAFPDAPSDLLDWALRTGRSSDPQGFLPRADYAIYLQDRLADVADDRLRIRAGRVLDVVPTGAGFEVVTERSAAHADAVVLCHGNQPPRPLATAGGAALPDAPWHVANPWELARLRALPADARVVVVGTGLTGIDTTITLLEDGPARHVTLVSRNGLLPKPHVGQAHTAWVTKVPDDAVTADGIAAALADECRAAAERGVGWRAVVDGLRPLTQELWRRLPVAERRRFLDVHARDWEVRRHRMAPEVALRLQSYRYDDRLAVHAGSLHAVEDLGERCRVTTAPGHAPVDVDAVVNCTGPLPDVRHSSDPLLRALVARGTVTPDPLALGIDATVDGAVLGADGRVVDGLFVVGPPRKGTLWESTAIPEIRGQAAQVATAVVQRTSRSIVAN from the coding sequence ATGACGGCGACGAGCATCCCGACGGCCACCCCGACGTCCCCCCGCACGCGGACCCGGGTGGCGGTGATCGGCGGTGGCGCGAGCGGGGTCCTCACCGCCATCAACCTGCTGGTGCGATCCGACGACCCGGGCCTCGAGGTCGTCATCCACGAGGCCAGCGGCATCGTCGGCCGGGGCGTCGCCTACGGCACCAACGACCGGCGCCACCTGCTCAACGTCCGCGCCCGGCACATGAGTGCCTTCCCCGACGCGCCCTCGGACCTGCTCGACTGGGCGCTGCGTACCGGTCGCAGCAGCGACCCGCAGGGCTTCCTGCCGCGCGCCGACTACGCGATCTACCTCCAGGACCGGCTGGCCGACGTCGCCGACGACCGGCTCCGGATCCGCGCCGGCCGGGTCCTCGACGTCGTCCCCACCGGCGCCGGCTTCGAGGTCGTCACCGAGCGGTCCGCCGCGCACGCCGACGCCGTCGTGCTGTGCCACGGGAACCAGCCGCCCCGTCCGCTCGCCACCGCGGGCGGGGCGGCTCTGCCCGATGCGCCCTGGCATGTCGCCAACCCCTGGGAGCTGGCGCGGCTGCGCGCCCTCCCCGCCGACGCCCGCGTGGTCGTCGTCGGCACCGGGCTGACCGGCATCGACACGACCATCACACTGCTCGAGGACGGCCCGGCGCGCCACGTCACGCTCGTCAGCCGCAACGGGCTGCTGCCCAAGCCGCACGTCGGCCAGGCCCACACCGCCTGGGTCACCAAGGTCCCCGACGACGCCGTCACCGCCGACGGCATCGCCGCGGCGCTCGCCGACGAGTGCCGCGCCGCCGCCGAGCGCGGGGTCGGCTGGCGTGCGGTCGTCGACGGCCTGCGTCCGCTCACCCAAGAGCTGTGGCGCCGCCTTCCGGTAGCCGAGCGCCGCCGCTTCCTCGACGTCCACGCCCGGGACTGGGAGGTGCGCCGGCACCGGATGGCGCCCGAGGTCGCGCTGCGCCTCCAGTCCTACCGGTACGACGACCGGCTGGCCGTCCACGCCGGCAGCCTGCACGCCGTGGAGGACCTCGGCGAGCGCTGCCGGGTCACCACCGCACCCGGCCACGCACCGGTCGACGTCGACGCGGTCGTCAACTGCACCGGCCCGCTGCCCGACGTACGCCACAGCTCCGACCCGCTCCTGCGCGCCCTCGTCGCCCGCGGCACCGTGACCCCCGATCCCCTCGCGCTCGGCATCGACGCCACCGTCGACGGAGCCGTCCTCGGGGCCGACGGCCGGGTCGTCGACGGGCTGTTCGTGGTCGGCCCGCCGCGCAAGGGCACGCTGTGGGAGTCGACCGCGATCCCCGAGATCCGGGGGCAGGCGGCACAGGTCGCGACGGCGGTGGTGCAGCGCACGTCTCGGAGCATCGTCGCGAACTGA
- a CDS encoding dipeptidase: MTGPVSTTDLRTRLAEILPGVRSDLEALVRIQSVSADPARLDQVEVSAQATADLFAAEGVDVRIVRAFDGAPPAIIGEKKGPEGAPTVLLYAHHDVQPENDHAEWDSPPWEPTERDGRLYGRGAADDKAGILTHVAALRMLGDDLPVTVRLFIEGEEEVASATLPQLLQKYVEELRSDVIVIADSGNWDIGVPALTTSLRGLVRVNVEVRTLSHAVHQGMWGGLVPDALITLSRLIASLHDDAGNVAVAGLHSGPAADVEYPEERLLAESGVAEGVEWIGSGPAVERLWTKPALSVIGLDAPKVDGSSNTLIPSARARLALRTAPGETSENALACLRAHLEKHVPWGAQLTIDVVDTGEPIALEVTGPAYDAARAAFTEAWDGTAPVDMGVGGSIPFIAEFLESFPQASVLVTGVEDPDTRAHGPNEGLHLAEFEKVLLAEALLLRNLGA, from the coding sequence ATGACCGGACCCGTCTCCACCACCGACCTGCGTACGCGCCTCGCCGAGATCCTCCCGGGTGTCCGATCGGACCTCGAGGCCCTCGTCCGCATCCAGTCCGTCAGCGCCGACCCCGCCCGCCTCGACCAGGTCGAGGTGAGCGCCCAGGCCACTGCTGACCTGTTCGCCGCGGAGGGCGTCGACGTGCGGATCGTGCGCGCCTTCGACGGCGCCCCGCCCGCCATCATCGGGGAGAAGAAGGGGCCCGAGGGTGCGCCCACGGTGCTCCTCTACGCCCACCACGACGTGCAGCCCGAGAACGACCACGCCGAGTGGGACTCCCCGCCGTGGGAGCCTACCGAGCGCGACGGCCGGCTCTACGGCCGCGGCGCCGCCGACGACAAGGCCGGCATCCTCACCCACGTCGCCGCGCTGCGGATGCTCGGCGACGACCTGCCGGTCACCGTCCGGCTGTTCATCGAGGGCGAGGAGGAGGTCGCCAGCGCGACCCTCCCGCAGCTGCTGCAGAAGTACGTCGAGGAGCTGCGCTCCGACGTCATCGTGATCGCCGACTCCGGCAACTGGGACATCGGCGTCCCGGCGCTCACCACCAGCCTGCGCGGCCTGGTCCGCGTCAACGTCGAGGTCCGTACCCTCAGCCACGCCGTCCACCAGGGCATGTGGGGCGGCCTGGTCCCCGATGCCCTGATCACCCTGTCGCGGCTGATCGCGAGCCTCCACGACGACGCCGGCAACGTCGCTGTCGCGGGCCTGCACTCCGGGCCCGCCGCTGACGTCGAGTACCCCGAGGAGCGGCTCCTCGCCGAGTCCGGGGTCGCCGAGGGCGTCGAGTGGATCGGCTCCGGCCCGGCCGTCGAGCGGCTGTGGACCAAGCCCGCGCTGTCGGTCATCGGCCTCGACGCCCCCAAGGTCGACGGCTCGTCCAACACCCTCATCCCGTCGGCCCGCGCCCGCCTCGCGCTGCGCACGGCGCCCGGCGAGACCTCCGAGAACGCCCTCGCCTGCCTGCGCGCCCACCTCGAGAAGCACGTCCCGTGGGGCGCGCAGCTCACCATCGACGTCGTCGACACCGGCGAGCCGATCGCGCTCGAGGTCACCGGTCCGGCGTACGACGCCGCGCGGGCCGCGTTCACCGAGGCCTGGGACGGCACCGCCCCGGTCGACATGGGCGTCGGCGGCTCGATCCCGTTCATCGCGGAGTTCCTCGAGTCCTTCCCGCAGGCCTCCGTGCTGGTGACCGGCGTCGAGGACCCCGACACCCGCGCCCACGGCCCCAACGAGGGACTGCACCTCGCCGAGTTCGAGAAGGTGCTGCTCGCCGAGGCGCTGCTGCTGCGCAACCTCGGCGCCTGA
- a CDS encoding sterol carrier family protein has translation MPARLKPAPAAEVAAALARLDAGTAQRADLRLLTKHFLALLETLAPGRSVEVRVPPYAAVQVIEGVRHTRGTPPAVIETDAATWIALATGRLAWTDAVESVRVQASGERTDLTPYLPLG, from the coding sequence ATGCCCGCCCGGCTCAAGCCCGCCCCTGCCGCCGAGGTCGCCGCGGCCCTGGCCCGCCTCGATGCGGGTACGGCGCAGCGCGCCGACCTGCGGCTGCTCACCAAGCACTTCCTCGCCCTGCTCGAGACCCTCGCCCCGGGCCGCTCGGTCGAGGTCCGGGTGCCGCCGTACGCCGCCGTGCAGGTGATCGAGGGCGTGCGGCACACCCGCGGCACCCCGCCCGCCGTCATCGAGACCGACGCCGCCACCTGGATCGCGCTCGCGACGGGCCGGCTCGCGTGGACCGACGCCGTCGAGAGTGTGCGGGTGCAGGCCAGCGGGGAGCGGACCGACCTGACGCCCTACCTGCCGCTGGGGTAG
- a CDS encoding helix-turn-helix domain-containing protein → MVMYDDPRILRAIAHPTRNRVLHELSAAGSMRAADIARVLDIPANQASFHLRQLAKYGLVEDDPDAARDRRDRVWRLVDPDGIRFRTADMLAQPGGRAAYAVFRRNAVAHGQHLVERAFAVADDAEQPGRSVSEWSLLLSPDEARELMDELIEVVERRREAGREHGPGEGRETYSVLQLIQPYPEDL, encoded by the coding sequence ATGGTGATGTACGACGACCCGCGGATCCTCCGCGCGATCGCGCACCCCACCCGCAACCGGGTGCTCCACGAGCTCTCCGCGGCGGGCTCGATGCGCGCCGCCGACATCGCCCGGGTCCTCGACATCCCGGCCAACCAGGCCAGCTTCCACCTGCGCCAGCTGGCGAAGTACGGCCTGGTCGAGGATGACCCCGACGCCGCGCGCGACCGCCGCGACCGGGTCTGGCGGCTGGTCGACCCCGACGGGATCCGGTTCCGCACCGCCGACATGCTCGCCCAGCCGGGTGGCCGTGCGGCGTACGCCGTCTTCCGGCGCAACGCCGTCGCCCACGGCCAGCACCTCGTCGAGCGCGCCTTCGCCGTCGCCGACGACGCCGAGCAGCCGGGCCGTAGCGTCTCGGAGTGGTCGCTCCTGCTCAGTCCCGACGAGGCCCGCGAGCTGATGGACGAGCTCATCGAGGTCGTCGAGCGCCGGCGCGAGGCCGGCCGCGAGCACGGTCCCGGCGAGGGGCGCGAGACCTACTCGGTGCTCCAGCTCATCCAGCCCTACCCCGAGGACCTCTGA
- a CDS encoding MFS transporter, which yields MSSYRSLARNHDFTALWIAATVSELGTRITTFALPLVAYALSGSALWAAAAEAAYLLGMVVMLLPAGVLADRYHRLRLMRLSLGAGVVLHASLVAAGVAGRLALPHLLAVAVASGLVAGLFLPAENSAIRRVVNRVELPTALSQQQARQHIASLLGGPLGGALYGVARWAPFAADAVTYALSWVLLGRVRTDLSPEPRTAAPGVPGRPLRDLGEGLRFLWGHRFLRIVLCWSPAANLVVNALFFVALLRLVEAGFPAWQIGLAETAIGTFGILGALAAPVLIERCATGALVVVVAWSFVPLAVPLALWNHPWSLALASSAGMLLNPAGNAALGSYRLAITPPDLVGRMQASMQAVSMLTIPLAPALAGALLTLLGGRDAVLALGALTAAVALVPTLSRSVRAVPRPSRWTPLTPPDRSPAHAA from the coding sequence ATGTCGTCCTACCGCTCGCTGGCGCGCAACCACGACTTCACCGCGCTCTGGATCGCGGCGACCGTCTCCGAGCTCGGCACCCGCATCACGACCTTCGCGCTGCCTCTGGTGGCCTATGCGCTCAGCGGGTCGGCACTGTGGGCCGCGGCGGCCGAGGCGGCGTACCTGCTCGGCATGGTGGTGATGCTGCTGCCCGCGGGCGTGCTCGCCGACCGGTACCACCGGCTGCGCCTGATGCGCCTCTCCCTCGGCGCCGGCGTCGTCCTGCACGCCTCACTGGTCGCCGCGGGCGTGGCCGGCCGGCTCGCCCTCCCCCACCTGCTCGCCGTCGCCGTCGCCAGCGGCCTGGTCGCGGGGCTGTTCCTCCCGGCCGAGAACTCCGCGATCCGCCGGGTCGTCAACCGCGTGGAGCTGCCCACCGCGCTCAGCCAGCAACAGGCGCGCCAGCACATCGCGAGCCTGCTCGGCGGTCCCCTCGGCGGCGCGCTGTACGGCGTCGCGCGGTGGGCGCCGTTCGCCGCGGACGCCGTCACCTACGCGCTGAGCTGGGTGCTGCTCGGCCGGGTCCGCACCGACCTCTCCCCCGAGCCGCGGACCGCCGCCCCGGGCGTCCCCGGCCGCCCGCTGCGGGACCTCGGCGAGGGCCTGCGGTTCCTGTGGGGCCACCGGTTCCTGCGGATCGTGCTGTGCTGGTCGCCGGCGGCCAACCTGGTGGTCAACGCGCTCTTCTTCGTCGCACTGCTGCGCCTGGTCGAGGCCGGCTTCCCGGCCTGGCAGATCGGGCTGGCGGAGACCGCGATCGGCACCTTCGGCATCCTCGGCGCGCTCGCCGCGCCGGTCCTCATCGAGCGGTGCGCGACCGGCGCACTCGTGGTGGTCGTGGCGTGGAGCTTCGTGCCGCTCGCCGTACCCCTCGCGCTGTGGAACCACCCGTGGTCGCTCGCCCTCGCCTCCTCGGCCGGCATGCTCCTCAACCCGGCCGGCAACGCGGCCCTCGGCTCGTACCGCCTCGCGATCACGCCGCCCGACCTGGTCGGGCGGATGCAGGCGTCGATGCAGGCGGTGTCGATGCTGACCATCCCGCTCGCCCCCGCGCTGGCCGGCGCGCTGCTCACCCTGCTCGGCGGCCGGGACGCCGTGCTCGCCCTCGGCGCGCTGACCGCTGCCGTCGCGCTCGTGCCCACCTTGTCGCGGTCGGTCCGTGCGGTGCCGCGGCCCTCGCGGTGGACACCGCTCACCCCTCCGGATCGGAGTCCCGCACACGCCGCGTGA
- the purL gene encoding phosphoribosylformylglycinamidine synthase subunit PurL: MADTASAPVRSALDTVAVAAGDPDREQPWSELGLKADEYERIREILGRRPTGAELAMYSVMWSEHCSYKSSKVHLKQFGEIPQETPIGPMLAGIGENAGVIDIGQGYAVSFKVESHNHPSYVEPYQGAATGVGGIVRDIIAMGARPVAVVDPLRFGPLDADDTHRVLPGIVAGVGGYGNCLGLPNIGGEAVFDETYLGNPLVNAGCIGVLRHEDLHLAKASGEGNLVVLYGARTGGDGIGGVSVLASETFDADGPAKRPSVQVGDPFMEKLLIECTLELFRAGVVAGIQDLGGAGLSCATSELASAGDGGMHVHLDKVPLRDSTLSPEEILMSESQERMMAVVEPGDIAAFLAITTKWDVEASVIGEVTETGRLVIDWHGETVVDVPPRTVAHDGPVYERPFARPEWQDALQADGAEKLARPTTGDELRATLLQLVASPNLCDKSWITDQYDRYVQGNTVLAQPADSGMVRVDEETHLGVSISTDCNGRFAKLDPYAGAQLALAEAYRNVATGGALPLAVSDCLNFGSPEDPAVMWQFAEACRGLKDACLELGIPVTGGNVSLYNQTGETAILPTPVVAVLGVIEDVRRRTPSSFQAADERIVLLGTTREELSGSEWANVAHGHLGGLPPQVDLRAERNLARLLKDLVGIATSAHDLSDGGLAQALAEAAMVSGIGARVELEGDAFVGLYAESAARAVVTVAAGDLDELRALCARHDVPLTELGTTGGDVLAVEGQFEVALGELRDAWSATLPTALG; encoded by the coding sequence GTGGCCGACACCGCTTCCGCACCCGTACGTTCCGCACTCGACACCGTGGCCGTGGCGGCCGGTGACCCCGACCGGGAGCAGCCCTGGTCCGAGCTCGGCCTGAAGGCCGACGAGTACGAGCGGATCCGCGAGATCCTGGGCCGTCGCCCCACCGGCGCGGAGCTGGCGATGTACTCGGTCATGTGGAGCGAGCACTGCTCCTACAAGTCCTCCAAGGTGCACCTCAAGCAGTTCGGCGAGATCCCGCAGGAGACCCCGATCGGCCCGATGCTCGCGGGCATCGGCGAGAACGCCGGCGTCATCGACATCGGCCAGGGCTACGCGGTCAGCTTCAAGGTCGAGAGCCACAACCACCCGTCGTACGTCGAGCCCTACCAGGGTGCCGCGACCGGTGTCGGCGGCATCGTCCGCGACATCATCGCGATGGGTGCGCGTCCGGTCGCGGTCGTGGACCCGCTGCGCTTCGGCCCGCTCGACGCCGACGACACCCACCGCGTGCTGCCCGGGATCGTCGCGGGCGTCGGCGGCTACGGCAACTGCCTGGGCCTGCCCAACATCGGCGGCGAGGCCGTCTTCGACGAGACCTACCTCGGCAACCCGCTCGTCAACGCGGGATGCATCGGGGTGCTGCGCCACGAGGACCTCCACCTCGCCAAGGCGTCCGGAGAGGGCAACCTCGTCGTCCTGTACGGCGCCCGCACCGGTGGCGACGGCATCGGCGGTGTCTCGGTGCTCGCCTCCGAGACCTTCGACGCCGACGGCCCGGCCAAGCGCCCGAGCGTCCAGGTCGGCGACCCGTTCATGGAGAAGCTGCTCATCGAGTGCACGCTGGAGCTGTTCCGGGCCGGCGTCGTCGCCGGCATCCAGGACCTCGGCGGCGCGGGCCTGTCCTGCGCGACCTCCGAGCTGGCGTCCGCCGGCGACGGCGGCATGCACGTCCACCTCGACAAGGTGCCGCTGCGCGACTCGACCCTCTCGCCCGAGGAGATCCTCATGAGCGAGAGCCAGGAGCGGATGATGGCGGTCGTCGAGCCCGGCGACATCGCCGCCTTCCTGGCGATCACCACCAAGTGGGACGTCGAGGCCTCGGTCATCGGCGAGGTCACCGAGACCGGCCGCCTGGTCATCGACTGGCACGGCGAGACCGTGGTCGACGTGCCCCCGCGGACCGTCGCGCACGACGGCCCCGTCTACGAGCGCCCGTTCGCCCGCCCGGAGTGGCAGGACGCGCTGCAGGCCGACGGTGCCGAGAAGCTCGCCCGGCCCACCACCGGCGACGAGCTGCGCGCCACCCTGCTCCAGCTGGTCGCCAGCCCCAACCTGTGCGACAAGTCGTGGATCACCGACCAGTACGACCGCTACGTCCAGGGCAACACCGTCCTCGCGCAGCCGGCCGACTCCGGCATGGTCCGCGTCGACGAGGAGACCCACCTCGGGGTGTCGATCTCCACCGACTGCAACGGCCGCTTCGCCAAGCTCGACCCGTACGCCGGCGCCCAGCTCGCGCTCGCCGAGGCCTACCGCAACGTCGCCACCGGCGGCGCGCTGCCGCTGGCGGTCTCCGACTGCCTCAACTTCGGCTCGCCCGAGGACCCGGCCGTGATGTGGCAGTTCGCCGAGGCCTGCCGAGGCCTGAAGGACGCCTGCCTCGAGCTCGGCATCCCGGTCACCGGCGGCAATGTCAGCCTCTACAACCAGACCGGCGAGACCGCGATCCTGCCGACCCCCGTCGTCGCCGTGCTCGGCGTGATCGAGGACGTGCGTCGTCGTACCCCCTCGTCCTTCCAGGCCGCCGACGAGCGGATCGTGCTGCTCGGCACCACCCGCGAGGAGCTGTCCGGCTCGGAGTGGGCCAACGTCGCCCACGGCCACCTCGGCGGCCTGCCGCCGCAGGTCGACCTGCGTGCTGAGCGCAACCTCGCCCGCCTGCTCAAGGACCTCGTCGGCATCGCGACCAGCGCCCACGACCTCTCTGACGGCGGCCTGGCCCAGGCCCTCGCCGAGGCGGCGATGGTCAGCGGGATCGGCGCGCGGGTCGAGCTCGAGGGCGACGCCTTCGTCGGCCTGTACGCCGAGTCGGCCGCCCGCGCGGTCGTCACCGTCGCCGCCGGCGACCTCGACGAGCTGCGTGCGCTGTGCGCGCGCCACGACGTCCCCCTGACCGAGCTCGGCACCACCGGTGGCGACGTGCTCGCGGTCGAGGGGCAGTTCGAGGTGGCGCTCGGCGAGCTGCGCGACGCGTGGAGCGCGACGCTGCCCACCGCGCTGGGCTGA
- a CDS encoding serine/threonine-protein kinase, with amino-acid sequence MPLQPGDSFGRYDVTGHLGRGGMGVVLAAVHRDLDRPVALKVLAPHLVDDAGYRARFLREAKALARLDSPYVVRVFDAGEEEGALFIATELVAGGDLNQLLRGRGALPAADAVALVRDLAVGLGAAHDVGILHRDIKPSNVLVARLPDGRIRPVLCDFGIAAVADLEQLATTGAVGTPGYMAPERHQGSDASVASDIYALGCLLWAALTARAPYEGMTGQVLLGHLQGPIPQLPATSREARALNEVLTVALAKDPADRFGTTAELVAALDAIPLGPVEHTLIAPPPPPLPAGRRSRRTPLLAGLIGLVATLALVAGAIVWALDGSDPAPPARASDPSTDGAEPEDDPLLAVFPRAADCGVVPDPKSARVQARWCLDDTSSVYYAQWRTWDAMDANYRDRIERDHSYRPDVKAAWVELAEVDRDHCRRKLAVWYADRTAPYSITVCADSEQEVLDVLDAIDLPSGDEVVARAGAVPDALVTAFPSAAVCKVVAEPKPIRVRARWCHDATSSVHYTQWTDWDAMDANYRRQTLTPVTDLRDDVNAAWVELTKAEGETWETKLAVWYADEGAPYSVTIYADTREAARRVFDSLDLRPGDEVAAVPRG; translated from the coding sequence GTGCCGCTGCAACCGGGTGATTCGTTCGGTCGGTACGACGTGACCGGGCACCTCGGACGAGGCGGCATGGGCGTCGTGCTGGCCGCCGTCCATCGCGACCTGGACCGGCCCGTCGCGCTCAAGGTGCTCGCCCCGCACCTCGTCGACGACGCCGGATACCGGGCGCGGTTCCTGCGTGAGGCGAAGGCCCTCGCACGGCTGGACTCGCCGTACGTCGTCCGCGTCTTCGACGCGGGCGAGGAGGAGGGCGCCCTCTTCATCGCGACCGAGCTGGTGGCCGGCGGCGACCTCAACCAACTGCTGCGCGGGCGGGGTGCGCTGCCGGCCGCCGACGCCGTCGCGCTGGTCCGCGACCTGGCCGTCGGGCTCGGCGCGGCTCACGACGTCGGGATCCTGCACCGCGACATCAAGCCGTCCAACGTGCTCGTCGCCCGGCTCCCCGACGGGCGGATCCGGCCGGTGCTCTGCGACTTCGGCATCGCCGCGGTCGCCGACCTCGAGCAGCTCGCCACCACCGGTGCGGTGGGGACGCCCGGCTACATGGCACCCGAGCGGCACCAGGGCTCGGACGCCAGCGTCGCCTCCGACATCTACGCGCTCGGCTGCCTGCTCTGGGCGGCACTGACCGCGCGGGCGCCGTACGAGGGGATGACCGGGCAGGTCCTGCTCGGTCACCTCCAGGGCCCGATCCCGCAGCTGCCGGCCACCTCGAGGGAGGCGCGGGCGCTCAACGAGGTGCTCACCGTCGCGCTGGCCAAGGACCCCGCCGACCGGTTCGGTACGACGGCCGAGCTGGTCGCCGCGCTCGACGCGATCCCGCTCGGTCCCGTCGAGCACACCCTGATCGCCCCGCCCCCGCCGCCGCTCCCGGCCGGGCGCCGGTCGCGGCGTACCCCGCTCCTCGCCGGCCTGATCGGCCTCGTCGCGACGCTCGCCCTGGTCGCGGGCGCGATCGTCTGGGCCCTCGACGGCTCGGACCCGGCCCCGCCGGCGCGCGCGAGCGACCCGTCGACCGATGGCGCCGAGCCGGAGGACGACCCGCTGCTCGCCGTCTTCCCCCGGGCGGCCGACTGCGGGGTGGTGCCCGATCCCAAGTCGGCCCGGGTGCAGGCGCGGTGGTGCCTCGACGACACGTCGTCGGTGTACTACGCCCAGTGGCGCACCTGGGACGCCATGGACGCCAACTACCGGGACCGGATCGAGCGGGACCACTCCTACCGTCCCGACGTGAAGGCAGCCTGGGTGGAGCTGGCCGAGGTCGACCGCGACCACTGCCGGCGCAAGCTCGCCGTCTGGTACGCCGACCGCACGGCGCCGTACTCGATCACCGTCTGCGCGGACAGCGAGCAGGAGGTGCTCGACGTGCTCGACGCCATCGACCTGCCCTCGGGCGACGAGGTCGTCGCTCGTGCCGGTGCGGTCCCCGATGCGCTCGTCACCGCCTTCCCGAGCGCCGCCGTCTGCAAGGTCGTCGCCGAGCCGAAGCCGATCCGGGTCCGCGCGCGCTGGTGCCACGACGCGACCTCGTCGGTGCACTACACGCAGTGGACCGACTGGGACGCGATGGACGCCAACTACCGCCGGCAGACCCTCACTCCCGTCACCGACCTGCGCGACGACGTGAACGCGGCGTGGGTCGAGCTGACCAAGGCCGAGGGCGAGACCTGGGAGACCAAGCTCGCGGTCTGGTACGCCGACGAAGGCGCGCCGTACTCCGTGACCATCTATGCCGACACCCGGGAGGCCGCCCGGCGGGTGTTCGACAGCCTCGACCTGCGGCCCGGTGACGAGGTCGCCGCCGTCCCACGGGGCTGA
- a CDS encoding glycoside hydrolase domain-containing protein, whose translation MPSRPVRPSHRRFHLPLLGTGAGVLLVLLALVLSPLSGTPTASSTDAPVDLAAKSTNPPTPGNFTGLGFDQCETQSQAKMDTWLAHSPFRAVGVYISGASRFCREQKKLTPTWVSTQLAKGWQILAITLGPQSSCVGRFPRYGATIDPTIINDTTNGYAAARAQGSAEADSAVAAATALGIVPGSTLWYDLEGWSLSKANAGCTEPALAFLSAWTTRVRQLGYLSGVYSSAGSGIKILDQARIQGRADVVLPDRIWIARWDGVANTSTSYIAEDGWRPGGRVKQYQGGHNETWGGVTINIDRNWLELGATTVPGYGCGGIKVSLKTYKKVAPRKAKPRQVRALKCLLQQKGHYPGKMSKKYNKLLRAGIHAWQGQAGQKVKDSWTKKNWASLLGS comes from the coding sequence ATGCCTTCCCGGCCCGTTCGTCCGTCCCACCGCCGCTTCCACCTCCCCCTGCTGGGCACCGGTGCCGGCGTCCTGCTGGTCCTGCTCGCGCTGGTGCTCTCCCCGCTGAGCGGCACGCCCACGGCGAGCAGCACCGACGCGCCGGTGGACCTGGCGGCGAAGTCCACGAACCCGCCGACGCCGGGCAACTTCACCGGCCTGGGCTTCGACCAGTGCGAGACCCAGTCGCAGGCCAAGATGGACACCTGGCTGGCGCACTCGCCGTTCCGGGCCGTCGGCGTCTACATCTCCGGGGCCTCGCGGTTCTGCCGCGAGCAGAAGAAGCTGACCCCGACCTGGGTGTCGACCCAGCTGGCCAAGGGCTGGCAGATCCTGGCGATCACGCTCGGCCCGCAGTCGAGCTGCGTCGGCCGGTTCCCGCGCTACGGCGCCACGATCGACCCGACGATCATCAACGACACGACGAACGGGTACGCCGCCGCGCGCGCCCAGGGCTCCGCGGAGGCCGACAGCGCCGTGGCCGCGGCGACCGCGCTGGGCATCGTGCCGGGCAGCACGCTCTGGTACGACCTCGAGGGCTGGAGCCTGAGCAAGGCCAACGCGGGGTGCACCGAGCCGGCGCTGGCGTTCCTCAGCGCCTGGACCACGCGGGTGCGGCAGCTCGGCTACCTCTCGGGCGTCTACTCCAGCGCCGGATCCGGTATCAAGATCCTCGACCAGGCCCGCATCCAGGGCCGCGCGGACGTCGTCCTGCCCGACCGGATCTGGATCGCGCGCTGGGACGGCGTCGCGAACACCTCGACCAGCTACATCGCCGAGGACGGCTGGCGTCCCGGCGGCCGGGTGAAGCAGTACCAGGGCGGCCACAACGAGACCTGGGGCGGCGTGACGATCAACATCGACCGCAACTGGCTCGAGCTCGGCGCCACGACGGTGCCCGGCTACGGCTGCGGCGGCATCAAGGTGAGCCTGAAGACCTACAAGAAGGTCGCGCCGCGCAAGGCCAAGCCGCGCCAGGTCCGCGCCCTGAAGTGCCTGCTGCAGCAGAAGGGCCACTACCCGGGCAAGATGTCGAAGAAGTACAACAAGTTGTTGCGCGCCGGCATCCACGCCTGGCAGGGACAGGCCGGGCAGAAGGTCAAGGACAGCTGGACCAAGAAGAACTGGGCGTCGCTGCTCGGGAGCTGA